Proteins encoded in a region of the Macaca mulatta isolate MMU2019108-1 chromosome X, T2T-MMU8v2.0, whole genome shotgun sequence genome:
- the LDOC1 gene encoding protein LDOC1, with translation MVDELVLLLHALLMRHRALTIENSQLMEQLRLLVCERASLLRQVRPPSCPVPFPETFNGESSRLPEFIVQTASYMLVNENRFCNDAMKVAFLISLLTGEAEEWVVPYIEMDSPILGDYRAFLDEMKQCFGWDDDEDDDDEDEEDNY, from the coding sequence ATGGTGGATgagctggtgctgctgctgcaCGCGCTCCTGATGCGGCACCGCGCCCTGACCATCGAGAACAGCCAGCTCATGGAACAGCTGCGGCTGCTGGTGTGCGAGAGGGCCAGCCTGCTGCGCCAGGTACGTCCGCCGAGCTGCCCGGTGCCCTTCCCCGAAACGTTTAATGGCGAGAGCTCCCGGCTCCCTGAGTTTATCGTGCAGACAGCGTCTTACATGCTCGTGAACGAGAACCGATTCTGCAACGACGCCATGAAGGTGGCATTCCTAATCAGTCTCCTCACCGGGGAAGCCGAGGAGTGGGTGGTGCCCTACATCGAGATGGATAGCCCCATCCTAGGTGATTACCGAGCCTTCCTCGATGAGATGAAACAGTGCTTTGGCTGGGATGACGACGAAGACGACGACGACGAGGACGAAGAGGATAATTACTAG